Proteins from a single region of Flavobacterium sp. K5-23:
- a CDS encoding TraB/GumN family protein: protein MKKLFKTVAVVAVVLISNGVFAQAKKGVSVSSNEKSLLWEISGNGLSKSSYLYGTVHMICGNDYFLSDKTKKAFAASDNLVLEVNLSDPNEMNAAQQLAFGKEPLSTTLSPQQLNDLDVLLQKKTGMTVKQVDKFSMLSVMSFITMKSFGCEDLKIYEMEFIGMAKGSNKSVAGFETLHSQMDILSKAYSDAEMITMLQESTDEDTKKLVQNYIQENLPELYKDITSPKVMNENTKKWMLDVRNENWVIKMPDMMKDKTTFFAVGAAHLLGEQGVINLLRKKGYSVKPIMK from the coding sequence ATGAAAAAATTATTCAAAACAGTAGCAGTTGTAGCCGTAGTATTAATTTCCAACGGAGTTTTTGCACAAGCAAAAAAAGGAGTTTCAGTTAGTTCAAATGAAAAATCGCTGTTATGGGAAATTTCAGGAAATGGATTGTCAAAATCTTCTTATTTATACGGAACAGTTCACATGATTTGTGGAAACGATTATTTTTTGTCAGATAAAACCAAAAAAGCTTTTGCTGCTTCTGATAATTTAGTCTTAGAGGTTAATTTATCAGACCCAAATGAAATGAATGCTGCCCAACAACTAGCATTCGGGAAAGAACCATTAAGTACAACATTGAGCCCACAACAATTGAATGACCTTGATGTTTTATTACAAAAGAAGACAGGAATGACGGTCAAACAAGTCGATAAATTCAGTATGTTGTCAGTAATGAGTTTTATTACCATGAAATCTTTTGGGTGTGAAGACTTAAAGATATACGAAATGGAATTTATTGGAATGGCAAAAGGGTCAAATAAAAGTGTCGCTGGTTTTGAAACGCTTCATTCACAAATGGATATTTTAAGCAAAGCTTATTCTGATGCGGAGATGATTACAATGTTACAGGAATCTACTGATGAAGACACAAAAAAGCTGGTTCAAAATTATATTCAGGAAAATCTTCCGGAATTATATAAAGATATTACGTCTCCAAAAGTGATGAATGAAAACACAAAAAAATGGATGCTAGACGTAAGAAATGAAAACTGGGTTATAAAAATGCCTGATATGATGAAAGATAAAACTACTTTTTTTGCAGTAGGAGCTGCTCATTTATTGGGGGAGCAAGGAGTGATAAATTTATTGAGAAAAAAAGGCTACAGCGTTAAACCGATTATGAAATAA
- a CDS encoding pyridoxal phosphate-dependent aminotransferase family protein, translating to MKQLPTSLSNKLDQRIQANALRILTEPNSRVDFSSNDYLGISKSEEIFHKTHQFLIDNYIIQNGATGSRLLSGNHILYQEAESFIAHFHKAEAALIFNSGYDANVGFFSAVPQRNDLILYDELSHASIRDGILMSNAKSYRFNHNDYEDLEKRIVAAKSNSSINEIYIVTESVFSMDGDSPILELLVSISEKYGAHLIIDEAHALGVFGEKGEGLVQMLHLQDKVFARIMTFGKGLGCHGAAVLGSEGLKSYLVNFARSFIYTTGLSPHSVATILIAYQFLEKEDKAIDTLRQNIVHFNQEKNLLGLKPLFVRSKSAIQSAIIPGNEKVKSISRLFQDKGFDVKAILSPTVPEGQERLRFCLHSFNSKEEITEVLALLSKFLFQ from the coding sequence ATGAAACAATTACCAACTTCTTTATCCAATAAACTCGATCAACGTATTCAAGCCAATGCCTTGCGAATACTAACGGAACCCAACTCCCGAGTTGACTTTTCGTCGAATGATTATCTAGGTATATCAAAGTCGGAAGAGATATTCCATAAAACACATCAGTTTTTAATTGATAACTACATTATTCAAAACGGCGCAACTGGCTCCCGTTTGTTATCTGGAAATCATATACTATATCAAGAAGCCGAAAGTTTCATTGCTCATTTCCATAAGGCTGAAGCCGCTTTAATTTTTAATTCGGGTTACGATGCCAATGTTGGGTTTTTTAGCGCTGTGCCGCAGCGTAACGACCTTATTCTTTATGATGAATTAAGTCATGCTTCCATTAGGGACGGAATATTGATGAGTAACGCTAAATCCTATAGATTTAATCATAATGATTATGAAGATTTAGAGAAACGAATAGTTGCCGCTAAGTCTAATTCGTCAATTAATGAGATCTATATCGTTACTGAAAGTGTTTTTTCAATGGATGGTGATAGTCCTATATTGGAATTGCTAGTTAGCATTTCAGAAAAATACGGGGCTCATTTAATAATTGATGAAGCACATGCGCTGGGAGTTTTTGGAGAAAAAGGGGAAGGACTGGTTCAAATGCTACATTTGCAGGATAAGGTTTTCGCCCGCATTATGACTTTTGGTAAAGGATTAGGATGCCATGGAGCGGCGGTATTGGGAAGTGAGGGTCTAAAAAGCTATCTGGTTAATTTTGCGCGAAGCTTTATTTATACAACTGGTCTTTCGCCACATTCAGTTGCTACGATATTGATTGCTTACCAATTCTTAGAAAAAGAGGATAAAGCAATTGACACCCTCCGCCAGAATATCGTTCATTTCAATCAGGAAAAGAATTTATTGGGATTAAAACCACTTTTTGTCCGTTCTAAATCGGCCATACAATCGGCTATAATTCCTGGAAATGAAAAAGTGAAGTCCATTTCAAGGCTATTTCAGGATAAAGGTTTTGATGTCAAGGCCATTTTGTCACCAACAGTTCCCGAAGGACAAGAACGACTTCGTTTTTGTTTGCATAGTTTTAATTCTAAAGAAGAAATCACCGAAGTTCTAGCTTTATTGAGCAAGTTTCTCTTTCAATAG